The following are from one region of the Gouania willdenowi unplaced genomic scaffold, fGouWil2.1 scaffold_197_arrow_ctg1, whole genome shotgun sequence genome:
- the LOC114458850 gene encoding ELKS/Rab6-interacting/CAST family member 1-like, with protein MSNNMTKDPLTDALLRRGSNFWEEENNTILQSKDKEISDLKELLDLRNNEFYDKSKQLQEYLMERERMEAQINSIFKSKDSEMYKLKKIVRTTKAQLLEKTQQLEKSPQEAQRLQSHKEDVNETKFSLEELHRNFNAQKNQLVAEKDALQCEIHQLNNRLEHQDRSFSQQQAEAKKIICDKDFDLKKKDLLMDEHQETITELSNTLKKVEEDFQIQTDQCTQLEMGCAEALKEVEDLEEALYQTESQSQQELTLLQTSLDKAKEKLHAQDLQREKEQSENAKMISTMMDDLAQTKNVLVDTQENADQQRAEAMKIILDKDFHLKKKDLLIDEHQRTITEISNALKKVEEDFKIQTDQCTQLVMEKAEALKEVQALEEAHCQKESRSQQQLTLLQTSLDKAKEKLHAQDLQIEKERSENSKKISTMMDDLAQMQNILVDAQANAEQQKDSHSTRTHTLKDKEKDKKEKYSKLKALWKKFKSWLKVKKPKNKQNNPASL; from the coding sequence atgtcaaataacATGACAAAAGACCCTTTAACCGATGCCTTACTTCGAAGAGGAAGTAATTTCtgggaagaagaaaacaacaccATCCTTCAAAGCAAAGACAAGGAAATATCCGATCTCAAAGAATTACTGGATCTGAGGAACAACGAATTCTACGACAAAAGCAAGCAGTTGCAGGAGTACCTGATGGAGAGGGAGCGTATGGAAGCACAAATCAACTCCATCTTTAAAAGTAAAGACAGTGAAATGTACAAACTCAAAAAAATAGTGCGTACGACAAAAGCACAATTGCTGGAGAAAACCCAGCAGTTGGAGAAGAGCCCGCAGGAAGCACAAAGGCTTCAAAGCCATAAAGAAGATGTGAACGAGACCAAATTTTCACTGGAGGAGTTACATCGGAATTTCAATGCTCAGAAGAATCAGTTGGTGGCAGAGAAGGATGCTTTGCAGTGTGAGATTCATCAGCTGAACAACCGGCTTGAGCATCAGGACAGATCTTTTAGTCAGCAGCAAGCTGAGGCTAAGAAGATCATCTGTGACAAagattttgatttgaaaaagaagGATCTTCTCATGGATGAACATCAAGAAACTATAACAGAACTAAGCAACACTCTCAAGAAGGTGGAGGAGGACTTCCAAATCCAGACAGACCAGTGCACCCAACTGGAGATGGGGTGTGCTGAAGCTTTGAAAGAAGTCGAGGATTTAGAGGAAGCTCTCTACCAGACAGAGAGCCAATCCCAACAAGAACTGACCCTGCTACAGACCTCCCTGGATAAAGCAAAGGAAAAGCTTCACGCCCAAGATCTGCAGAGAGAAAAGGAGCAGTCTGAGAACGCCAAGATGATTTCTACCATGATGGACGACCTCGCTCAGACAAAGAATGTCTTAGTGGACACACAAGAAAATGCTGACCAGCAGCGAGCTGAGGCTATGAAGATCATCCTAGACAAagattttcatttgaaaaagaaggATCTTCTCATTGATGAACATCAACGGACTATTACAGAAATAAGCAACGCTCTCAAGAAGGTGGAGGAGGACTTCAAAATCCAGACAGACCAGTGCACCCAACTGGTGATGGAGAAGGCTGAAGCGTTGAAAGAAGTCCAGGCATTAGAGGAAGCTCACTGCCAGAAAGAGAGCCGATCCCAACAACAACTGACCCTGCTACAGACCTCCCTGGATAAAGCAAAGGAAAAGCTTCACGCCCAAGATCTGCAGATAGAAAAGGAGCGGTCTGAGAACTCCAAGAAGATTTCTACCATGATGGACGACCTCGCTCAGATGCAGAATATCTTAGTGGACGCACAAGCAAATGCTGAGCAGCAGAAGGACAGCCACTCtacaaggacacacacactcaaggacAAGGAGAAGGATAAGAaggaaaaatattcaaagttGAAAGCACTGTGGAAAAAATTCAAGAGCTGGTTAAAGGTTAAGAAACccaagaacaaacaaaacaatccaGCATCTTTGTAA